The Zingiber officinale cultivar Zhangliang chromosome 9A, Zo_v1.1, whole genome shotgun sequence genome window below encodes:
- the LOC122020325 gene encoding 60S ribosomal protein L3-like, whose amino-acid sequence MSHRKFEHPRHGSLGFLPRKRASRHRGKVKSFPKDDPKKPCKLTAFLGYKAGMTHIVREVEKPGSKLHKKETCEAVTIIETPPMVVVGLVAYVKTPHGLRSLNTVWAQHLSEEVRRRFYKNWYKSKKTAFTKYSKKYDSEEGKKEINAQLEKMKKYASVIRVLAHTQIRKMKGLKQKKAHLMEIQVNGGTVAQKVDFAYNFFEKQIPLDAVFQKDEMIDIIGVTKGKGYEGVVTRWGVTRLPRKTHRGLRKVACIGAWHPARVSYTVARAGQNGYHHRTEMNKKIYKIGKSGDETHNAMTEFDRTEKDITPMGGFPRYGIVKDDYIMIKGCCVGPKKRVVTLRQSLLKQTSRVALEEIKLKFVDTSSKFGHGRFQTTQEKQKFYGKVKA is encoded by the exons ATGTCTCACCGGAAATTTGAGCACCCAAGGCATGGATCTCTTGGATTTCTTCCTCGGAAGCGTGCGTCTCGTCACCGTGGAAAAG TGAAGTCTTTCCCAAAGGATGATCCAAAGAAGCCCTGCAAGTTGACTGCATTCCTTGGCTACAAGGCAGGAATGACCCATATTGTACGTGAGGTTGAGAAACCAGGATCAA AACTTCACAAGAAGGAAACATGTGAGGCAGTGACTATCATAGAGACTCCACCGATGGTTGTAGTTGGACTGGTTGCTTATGTGAAGACACCACATGGTCTTCGTTCACTCAATACTGTGTGGGCTCAGCATTTAAGTGAGGAAGTCAGGAGGAGATTCTACAAGAACtggtacaagagcaagaagactGCTTTCACAAAGTACTCTAAGAAGTATGACAGTGAGgaaggaaagaaagaaattaaTGCACAACTAGAAAAGATGAAAAAATATGCATCTGTTATTCGTGTCCTGGCTCATACTCAG attaggaagatgaaaggtcTGAAACAAAAGAAAGCTCACCTGATGGAGATCCAGGTTAATGGAGGAACTGTAGCACAGAAGGTGGATTTTGCTTATAACTTTTTTGAAAAGCAAATCCCGCTTGATGCTGTCTTCCAGAAGGATGAGATGATTGATATTATTGGTGTGACAAAAGGTAAAGGTTATGAAGGTGTGGTCACTCGTTGGGGTGTCACTCGCCTTCCACGCAAGACACACAGGGGATTGCGCAAGGTTGCCTGTATTGGTGCCTGGCATCCTGCAAGAGTATCTTATACTGTTGCACGGGCTGGACAGAATGGCTACCATCATCGTACTGAAATGAACAAGAAGATATACAAGATCGGTAAATCTGGAGATGAGACACATAATgccatgaccgagtttgacag AACTGAGAAGGACATTACACCAATGGGTGGTTTTCCTCGCTACGGTATTGTAAAAGATGACTATATTATGATCAAGGGTTGTTGTGTTGGGCCAAAGAAGAGAGTGGTTACTCTTCGCCAATCCCTTTTGAAGCAGACTTCTCGTGTGGCCCTTGAGGAGATCAAGCTTAAGTTCGTAGATACATCGTCAAAGTTTGGCCATGGGCgtttccagacaactcaagagAAGCAAAAATTCTATGGCAAAGTGAAGGCTTAA